AGATCAAAACCGTTTATCTATGCTATTAGCGGTTTTACATAAACATGGTGGTTTGCAAATGGCTGATCAAGATGTGTTTGTTAACGTGGTTGGGGGCGTTAAGGTAGCCGAAACCAGTGCGGATTTGGCACTTATTATGGCGCTACTATCTAGTTTTAAAGACCGCCCATTAGCTAAGGATGTAGTGGTCTTTGGTGAAGTTGGTCTTGCTGGTGAGATTCGCCCAGTTCCAAGTGGGCAAGAGCGTTTAATGGAAGCATATAAGCATGGCTTCAAAAAAGCGATTGTACCTGCTGCAAACATGCCAAAAGGTGGCATAGAAGGAATGCAAATTCATGGCGTTAAGAAGCTATCTGAAGCAATTGATGCTTTTGATGAACTTTAACTGAGGCTTTGAATTCGGATTTCTGCATTATTTTATTTGAAAATGCAGAAATTCATCTATAATTTTCAGGGGCAGAGGCCACATTAGAACCATTTTGGTAGAAAATTCTATGCAAAAATAGAACAAAGCATATACCAATTGACAGTTTGTGTTATACTCTGCGCGCATTTTATATCCTATTAATAGAGTAAAACGATGACTGATTTATCTAAATACAGAAACATTGGTATTTTCGCGCACGTTGATGCGGGTAAAACCACAACTACTGAACGTATCCTTAAGCTTACTGGTAAAATCCATAAGATTGGTGACACTCACGATGGTTCAACTACTACTGACTTCATGGAGCAAGAAGCTGAACGTGGTATCACAATCCAGTCAGCAGCAGTAAGCTGTTTCTGGAATGATCACCGTCTAAACGTTATCGATACTCCTGGACACGTTGACTTCACAGTTGAAGTGTACCGTTCTCTAAAAGTACTTGATGGTGGTATCGGTGTATTCTGTGGTTCTGGTGGTGTTGAACCTCAATCAGAAACTAACTGGCGTTACGCGAACGAATCAGAAGTATCTCGTCTAATCTTCGTTAACAAACTAGACCGTATGGGTGCTGATTTCTTCAGCGTTGTTGACCAAGTTAAGAAAGTACTAGGCGCAACTCCTCTAGTTATGACTCTACCAATCGGCCGCGAAGAAGACTTCGTTGGTGTTGTAGATGTTTTAAACCGTCAAGCATTTGTATGGGATGACACAGGTCTTCCTGAAAACTACGAAATCCAAGATATCCCTGCTGATATGGTTGATGACGTAGAAGCTTACCGTGAAGAGCTTGTTGAAACAGCTGTAGAACAAGACGACGACCTAATGGAAGCGTACATGGAAGGTCAAGAACCTTCTATCGAAGAGCTTAAGCGTTGTATCCGTAAAGGTACTCGTGACCTAGCGTTCTTCCCAACTTTCTGTGGTTCTGCGTACAAAAACAAAGGTATCCAACTAATCCTAGATGCTGTTGTTGATTACCTACCAGCTCCAAACGAAGTTGAGCCTCAACCTCTAACTGATAAAGATACTGGTGAAGAGACTGGCGAAGTTGCTATCGTTTCTGCAGACGAACCATTCCGTGCTCTAGCATTTAAGATCATGGATGACCGTTTCGGTGCTCTAACTTTCGTACGTATCTACTCTGGTAAACTGAATAAGGGCGATACAGTTCTTAACTCAGCAACTGGTAAAACTGAGCGTATCGGCCGTATGGTTGAGATGCAAGCTGATGAGCGTAACGAATTAACTTCAGCTCAAGCTGGTGACATCATCGCTATCGTTGGTATGAAAAACGTACAAACTGGTCACACTCTATGTGATGTTAAACACGAATGTACTCTTGAACCAATGATCTTCCCTGTTCCAGTAATCTCTATCGCTGTTGCTCCAAAAGACAAAGGCGGTTCTGAGAAAATGGGTATCGCGATCGGTAAAATGGTTGCAGAAGATCCATCTTTCCAAGTTGAGACTGATGAAGAAACAGGTGAAACAATCCTTAAAGGTATGGGTGAACTTCACCTAGACATTAAGGTTGATATCCTTAAGCGTACTTACGGTGTAGACCTAGTAGTTGGTCAACCACAAGTTGCTTACCGTGAAACTATCACTCAAGCAATTGAAGATAGCTACACGCATAAGAAACAATCTGGTGGTTCTGGTCAATTCGGTAAGATCGATTACCGTATCAAACCAGGTGAAGCTGGTACAGGCTTTACGTTCTCATCTTCAGTTGTTGGTGGTAACGTACCTAAAGAATTCTGGCCTGCAGTTGAGAAAGGTTTCGCATCTATGATGGAAACTGGTCCTCTAGCTGGCTTCCCAGTACTAGACGTTGAAGTTGAACTATTCGACGGTGGCTTCCACGCAGTGGATTCATCTGCAATCGCATTTGAAATCGCAGCTAAAGGCGCATTCCGTCAATCTATGCCTAAAGCAGGTGCTCAACTTCTAGAACCAATCATGAAAGTTGACGTATTCACTCCTGAAGATCACGTTGGTGATGTTATCGGTGACCTTAACCGTCGTCGTGGTATGATCAAAGATCAACAAGCTGGTCTAACTGGCGTACGTATCAAGGGTGATGTACCTCTTTCTGAAATGTTCGGTTACATCGGTACTCTACGTACAATGACTTCTGGTCGTGGTCAGTTCTCTATGGAGTTCTCTCACTACGCACCATGTCCAAACAGCGTTGCTGAAGAAGTAATCGCTAAAGCTAAAGAAGAAAAAGCGGCTAAGTAATTAGCACTTAAATCTTCATAGTTATTAAAAAGCCCCGTAAGTGCAAACTTACGGGGCTTTTTTTTGTTATTGATTTCTTTCTTTATGGCGCTGTAGTTTCAGATAAATATTTTCAACACGTTCACGAGCCCAATCGGTTTTACGTAAAAATTTAAGGCTTGATTTAATGCTTGGGTCTTTCTTAAAGCAGTTAATGTTTACCATATAACTTAGCTCTTCCCAGCCATAGTGTTCTACCAATTCAGTAAGTAACTTCTGTAATGTAATACCGTGTAGCGGGTTATTTTGTTGGGTCATAATTAATGCCATTGAATAAGAATATAAAGTAAGTATATCACTATGAAGATAGTAACAATAAAAAAGGGAGCGATAGCTCCCTTTTTTGCTGAAGGTGATAATGACTTAGCGTTTAAATGAAACGGTCTCAGCTTTATCTAATGTAATTGTAGTCGTTGCTGGTTGAGTTTCTGATATTACTTTACCGCGACGAATAGAGAAACGAACCGGAACCTGACGGCGTAGAGCATCAAATCCATTTTCAGCAGGCAAGATAATTAGATTACCCGGTTTGCCTTCTTCGATACCGTAGTTATCTTGAATATTTAGGGTTCGAGCCGATTTATAGCTGATTAGATCAAGACCTTGGTTAATTTGATCGTATCCCATGATTTGACATACATGTAGCCCCATATGAAGAACTTGTAGCATGTTAGCTGTGCCTAACGGATACCATGGGTCAAATACATCGTCATGGCCAAAACAAACGTTAATATTGTTTGCTAGCATCTCTTTTACACGTGTAATACCGCGGCGCTTAGGGTAATCGTCAAAACGACCTTGTAGGTGGATAT
The Aliivibrio fischeri ATCC 7744 = JCM 18803 = DSM 507 DNA segment above includes these coding regions:
- the fusA gene encoding elongation factor G translates to MTDLSKYRNIGIFAHVDAGKTTTTERILKLTGKIHKIGDTHDGSTTTDFMEQEAERGITIQSAAVSCFWNDHRLNVIDTPGHVDFTVEVYRSLKVLDGGIGVFCGSGGVEPQSETNWRYANESEVSRLIFVNKLDRMGADFFSVVDQVKKVLGATPLVMTLPIGREEDFVGVVDVLNRQAFVWDDTGLPENYEIQDIPADMVDDVEAYREELVETAVEQDDDLMEAYMEGQEPSIEELKRCIRKGTRDLAFFPTFCGSAYKNKGIQLILDAVVDYLPAPNEVEPQPLTDKDTGEETGEVAIVSADEPFRALAFKIMDDRFGALTFVRIYSGKLNKGDTVLNSATGKTERIGRMVEMQADERNELTSAQAGDIIAIVGMKNVQTGHTLCDVKHECTLEPMIFPVPVISIAVAPKDKGGSEKMGIAIGKMVAEDPSFQVETDEETGETILKGMGELHLDIKVDILKRTYGVDLVVGQPQVAYRETITQAIEDSYTHKKQSGGSGQFGKIDYRIKPGEAGTGFTFSSSVVGGNVPKEFWPAVEKGFASMMETGPLAGFPVLDVEVELFDGGFHAVDSSAIAFEIAAKGAFRQSMPKAGAQLLEPIMKVDVFTPEDHVGDVIGDLNRRRGMIKDQQAGLTGVRIKGDVPLSEMFGYIGTLRTMTSGRGQFSMEFSHYAPCPNSVAEEVIAKAKEEKAAK
- a CDS encoding VF530 family protein, with translation MTQQNNPLHGITLQKLLTELVEHYGWEELSYMVNINCFKKDPSIKSSLKFLRKTDWARERVENIYLKLQRHKERNQ